The Planctellipticum variicoloris DNA window AATGTTGTCCCCGGAGAGGAGGAGTTTTCCCAGGCGGAAGGCGAGCTGGCTGGGGGTGTGTCCCGGGGTATTCCAGACGTCGAGTTCAATGCCGCCAACCTGCAGCTTGTCCCCCTCGTTGATCAGTTTGTCGATTTTGATCGCCGGCAGATCGATGCTGATCCCCTGGGCGGAAATCTCCGCATAGGTCACAATGCGGTCGGCGGCGGCCAGCAGTCGGGCGCATTCGGGGTGCCCGACCGTCTGCGCGCCGGGCAGTAATTCCTGAGCCCGCTTGAGCCCCTGGATATGGTCGACGTCGGCGTGCGTGGCGACGAGGTACTTGCAGCTCGACAGCGAGAAGTCCATCTGGCGGATGACTTCAATGATCTCTTCGGCAGTGTCTTCGTAGCCGATATCAATCAGCAGCCACTCGCCCGCGTCGTGCACCAGATAGACCGAGCACCCCAGGCGCTGGCGGGTCTGATAGTTCATTTCGATGACGTGGGGGAAAAGTTCTCGCCGGGCGAGCATGCTGCGAAACTCCAGCAGGGATAAAGACTTGCAGATGGGAGAGCGATCCTCGCCAGCCCGGAATTCTAGGCGGTCGGGAGCGGGAGAACAACCGCCTGCCGGAGAGTTGCTTGCCGTACGACGCGATGTGCCTACGATCTACCGAAGTTTTTCCGCGTCTCCTCAGAAAAGGCCCTCTCATGCCCCGCCCTGAAGTCGGCGATAAAGCCCCCGCATTCGACCTCCCCGCGTTCCCGGCCGGCCGCATCAAGCTGAGCCAATTCAAGGGGAAACAGAACGTTGTGCTCTACTTCTACCCGCGCGACAACACCCCCGGCTGCACGACGGAAGCCTGCGACTTCCGCGACAACCTGGCGCAGTTCCAGTCCGCGGAGACCGTCGTGCTGGGGGTCAGCACCGACACGGTCGACTCGCACGAGAAGTTCGCCGCCAAGTTCGAACTCCCCTTCCCGCTCCTGGCCGACGAGGATCACGCCCTCGCCGAGACGTACGGCGTGTGGGTGGAAAAGAACATGTACGGCAAGAAGTCGATGGGCCTGCAGCGATCCACATTCCTGATCGACAAGTCGGGCAAAGTCGCCGCGGTCTGGCCGCGCGTGAAGGTCGAAGGCCACGCCGCAGCGGTCGCCGCCAAGCTGGCGGAACTGGCCGAGTAGCGATCATTGGCCTGCCACTGGCGGCTGAAGGCCGCCAGTGTTTTCTGCCCGGCTTTGACCGGCCTCCCCGAAAATCCGTTGCCGTACGAACGCGTTCCGAAACCGCCCGTCCGGGTCGGCCTGATCGCAAATCGTCCGGAATGTCTCCAGTTCCGGGTAGAGCCGGCGAGCCGTTTCGCCTTCGATCGGGCACCACTTCCCCCAGTGCGGCCGGGCGTCGAACAGCCCGGCCATGCTGCGGGCGAGCAACTCTGCAAACTGAAAGAAGCCGGCCCGTTCGTCCGGTCGGGCGTAGCTGATGAAGCTGAGGGCGTACCAGTCTTCGTCGCCTCCGGCGGCCATCGAAATCCATGTCTCGTCCGGCTGCACTCGCCGGACGCAGATCGGGTAGTGATGCAGATAGGCCCCGCAGCCGGCCTCCAGTTCCGCCGACAGCCCCAGTTCGCGAAGCTGCTGCTGCCGAGTCTCGTCGAGCCCAGACCGGTCGCCGTCGCACCATTCGAGGAGCCCGCGGACGTAGCCGAGCGACTCCGCCAGGCGTGAGCGAGTGACGAAGACCTCGATCTCGATATGGCGGAACAGCTCGTGCTCCATGATGAGCATCTCCTGCGACCGGTCGACGACCTTCCAGCCGCGGATCACAGTCCAGGGGAGGACTCGGCGATAGAAGAATTTCGTCAGTCGGCGACTGCGGAGGTACTGCTGGAGAAATGTCAGCAGAACGTGAAAGCTGATGTCGAGCGTTGCAAAGA harbors:
- a CDS encoding MBL fold metallo-hydrolase; the protein is MLARRELFPHVIEMNYQTRQRLGCSVYLVHDAGEWLLIDIGYEDTAEEIIEVIRQMDFSLSSCKYLVATHADVDHIQGLKRAQELLPGAQTVGHPECARLLAAADRIVTYAEISAQGISIDLPAIKIDKLINEGDKLQVGGIELDVWNTPGHTPSQLAFRLGKLLLSGDNIYRDGCVGNIDAHHGSDIPAFITSLERIRDADVEWLLPSHGPVFRKDSKMIQKTIDRLEQYQHMADFGTCAVDWPLLDEWEDELIRGFDPAKA
- the bcp gene encoding thioredoxin-dependent thiol peroxidase, producing MPRPEVGDKAPAFDLPAFPAGRIKLSQFKGKQNVVLYFYPRDNTPGCTTEACDFRDNLAQFQSAETVVLGVSTDTVDSHEKFAAKFELPFPLLADEDHALAETYGVWVEKNMYGKKSMGLQRSTFLIDKSGKVAAVWPRVKVEGHAAAVAAKLAELAE
- a CDS encoding D-arabinono-1,4-lactone oxidase, whose translation is MTALQNFGANLSFTPRAFFVPETEADVLEILDAYRGRNIRVIGRLHSWSGAPAGEDVVLDLCRLNSVEATTMPEGVRARVGAGCQIKRVLEELERQANVTLPTLGLITEQAIAGAISTGTHGSGKHSLSHYMSEIRVATYDPATGEPVIRTITEGPDLAAARCSLGCLGVIVSVGFLCRLPYNVEEHFERCDALDEVLTLEVSYPLQQFFLVPWNWKFWVQCRRETVAPRSLLASLYRLYFFATLDISFHVLLTFLQQYLRSRRLTKFFYRRVLPWTVIRGWKVVDRSQEMLIMEHELFRHIEIEVFVTRSRLAESLGYVRGLLEWCDGDRSGLDETRQQQLRELGLSAELEAGCGAYLHHYPICVRRVQPDETWISMAAGGDEDWYALSFISYARPDERAGFFQFAELLARSMAGLFDARPHWGKWCPIEGETARRLYPELETFRTICDQADPDGRFRNAFVRQRIFGEAGQSRAENTGGLQPPVAGQ